In Blautia wexlerae DSM 19850, a single window of DNA contains:
- a CDS encoding methylenetetrahydrofolate reductase produces MKMKELFDRGEFVVSAEVGPPKGIHVDELVEEAKTYLKDVHAVNVTDNQSSVMRLGSLAMCKVLKDAGMNPIFQLACRDRNRIALESDLLSAAMLGIDNILCLTGDHTKMGDHPQAKPVFDLDSVSLLHTVKLLESGVDLGGNELVGEPPKFSKGAVVSPCSDSVDAQLAKMERKVAAGAEYFQTQAVFEPEKFIKFMEKAKQFGKPVQVGIIIPKSAGMAKFMNNNVAGIHVPDEMLEELKADKEKTKAGITGVEIAARIIKECKPYCQGVHIMALGWESKIPDLLKLAEI; encoded by the coding sequence ATGAAAATGAAAGAATTATTCGACCGTGGTGAATTTGTAGTTTCTGCAGAAGTAGGACCGCCAAAAGGAATCCACGTAGATGAACTGGTAGAAGAAGCAAAAACATACCTCAAGGATGTTCATGCAGTTAACGTAACTGATAACCAGTCTTCTGTTATGCGTCTTGGATCTCTTGCAATGTGTAAAGTTCTCAAGGATGCAGGCATGAATCCGATCTTCCAGCTGGCATGCCGTGACAGAAACCGTATCGCTCTGGAGTCTGATCTTCTCAGCGCTGCAATGCTGGGTATTGACAACATCCTCTGCCTTACAGGTGACCATACAAAGATGGGTGACCACCCACAGGCAAAACCTGTATTCGACCTTGACTCCGTATCCCTTCTTCACACAGTGAAGCTTCTGGAATCCGGTGTGGATCTTGGCGGAAACGAACTGGTTGGTGAGCCGCCAAAATTCTCCAAGGGTGCTGTTGTATCTCCATGCAGCGATTCCGTTGACGCACAGCTTGCAAAAATGGAAAGAAAAGTAGCTGCAGGTGCAGAATACTTCCAGACACAGGCAGTATTTGAGCCGGAGAAATTCATCAAATTCATGGAAAAAGCAAAACAGTTCGGAAAACCTGTACAGGTTGGTATCATCATTCCGAAGTCCGCTGGAATGGCTAAATTCATGAACAACAACGTTGCCGGCATTCATGTTCCGGACGAAATGCTCGAGGAACTGAAAGCAGACAAAGAAAAGACAAAAGCAGGTATCACAGGTGTTGAGATTGCTGCACGTATTATCAAAGAGTGCAAGCCATACTGTCAGGGTGTACATATCATGGCACTTGGCTGGGAATCCAAGATCCCGGATCTGCTGAAACTGGCTGAGATCTAA
- a CDS encoding AAA family ATPase: MLIEFRFKNYRSFRDEATLSMEATGLGPFKKSLISYGSLNLLPSVAIYGKNGGGKSNVIRAFWLAVQFIKNAQRTQHENAKIPVIPFALNDYSEDEPTEFEFIYTLDGIKYWYSFAATKEKIYKEYLYHAPKGQKALVFKRENQSFIFTEEKAKRKLISETVASNQLFFSLACTMNDAICATAMKWFRELLYFSRDYSDIPKQLLDYSNDANMLQAISDYAKAADLGIESMQFEIDSKEIKDNLSFPENIPDGIKAALIQFMHILADTSSNSETRLKMNEVKAISKHQGINANGEAVLYPLELSDESDGTRKLMSIAPAIESALKKGGVLIVDEIEKELHPMLVDFVVAKFQSKQSNPKGAQLIFTTHNTELMNMEILRKDQLYFADKSNEDGISELYSISGLGTRTTENIRKGYLLGKYGATPDIEIEEVE; the protein is encoded by the coding sequence ATGCTGATAGAATTCAGGTTCAAGAATTATAGATCATTTCGTGATGAGGCAACGCTATCTATGGAAGCAACGGGGCTTGGCCCCTTCAAAAAGAGCTTGATTTCATATGGTTCGTTGAACTTATTACCGAGCGTTGCTATATATGGAAAAAATGGTGGAGGTAAAAGTAATGTAATTCGGGCGTTTTGGCTGGCTGTGCAATTCATTAAAAATGCGCAAAGAACACAGCACGAAAACGCAAAAATACCAGTAATACCATTTGCTTTAAATGATTATTCTGAAGATGAACCAACAGAATTTGAATTCATCTATACTTTAGACGGAATTAAATACTGGTATTCCTTTGCCGCAACGAAGGAAAAGATATATAAAGAGTATTTATACCACGCACCAAAGGGACAAAAAGCGTTAGTTTTTAAAAGAGAAAATCAATCATTTATTTTTACAGAAGAAAAGGCAAAGAGAAAGTTAATCAGCGAAACCGTTGCATCGAATCAGTTGTTCTTTTCGTTGGCTTGTACAATGAATGACGCTATTTGCGCAACTGCAATGAAGTGGTTTCGGGAATTGCTTTATTTTTCAAGGGATTATTCAGATATTCCTAAACAGCTGTTGGATTATTCTAATGATGCCAATATGCTGCAGGCGATTTCGGATTATGCCAAAGCTGCGGATCTCGGTATTGAAAGTATGCAATTTGAAATTGACAGTAAGGAAATTAAGGACAATCTAAGTTTTCCCGAGAATATACCAGACGGTATAAAAGCAGCCTTGATTCAGTTTATGCATATTCTGGCAGATACGTCGAGCAACTCAGAAACAAGATTAAAAATGAATGAGGTTAAAGCAATATCGAAACATCAGGGTATCAATGCTAATGGAGAAGCGGTTTTATACCCGTTAGAATTATCGGATGAATCAGACGGAACCAGAAAACTCATGTCTATTGCACCTGCAATCGAGTCAGCACTGAAAAAAGGCGGAGTTCTTATCGTTGATGAAATTGAAAAAGAACTTCATCCAATGTTGGTAGATTTTGTTGTGGCAAAATTCCAGAGTAAGCAGTCTAACCCAAAAGGAGCGCAGCTTATCTTTACGACTCATAACACGGAACTTATGAATATGGAAATCCTGCGTAAGGATCAGTTGTACTTTGCAGACAAAAGCAATGAAGATGGGATATCAGAGCTTTATAGTATTAGTGGATTAGGTACCAGAACTACAGAAAATATCAGAAAGGGATATTTGCTTGGTAAATATGGTGCAACTCCTGATATTGAGATTGAGGAGGTGGAATAA
- a CDS encoding methylenetetrahydrofolate reductase C-terminal domain-containing protein produces MLITQLKAKEAITSLTAGKKVFIINCHGCKEVRFPEKEAARLQKELAAEGNVTGIMTTDYICNPENMELRLKKHMSKIQEADLVLVFSCGVGVQTVSEYLEDKMVCAACDTYPVPGFQGVTPLEYKCDQCGECYLNLTGGICPITACSKSLVNGQCGGSKNGKCEVDSEMECGWERIYRRLKEIGRLDALKCPTQIHNFATDDELK; encoded by the coding sequence ATGTTGATTACCCAGTTAAAAGCAAAAGAAGCAATTACATCACTGACAGCCGGAAAGAAAGTTTTCATTATCAACTGTCATGGATGTAAAGAAGTTCGTTTTCCGGAAAAAGAAGCTGCCCGACTTCAGAAGGAACTTGCTGCTGAAGGAAATGTGACAGGAATCATGACAACTGATTACATCTGTAATCCGGAAAATATGGAATTACGTCTTAAGAAACATATGAGCAAGATCCAGGAAGCAGATCTGGTTCTGGTATTCTCCTGCGGTGTTGGTGTACAGACCGTTTCAGAATATCTGGAAGACAAGATGGTCTGTGCAGCCTGCGATACATACCCGGTACCTGGTTTCCAGGGCGTGACACCGTTAGAGTACAAATGTGACCAGTGCGGTGAATGCTACCTGAACCTGACAGGCGGGATCTGCCCGATCACAGCATGTTCAAAGAGCCTTGTGAACGGCCAGTGCGGTGGTTCCAAGAACGGTAAATGTGAAGTGGACAGCGAGATGGAATGTGGATGGGAACGCATCTACAGACGTCTGAAAGAGATCGGACGCCTTGACGCGCTGAAATGTCCGACACAGATTCATAACTTTGCAACAGACGATGAATTAAAATAG
- a CDS encoding polysaccharide biosynthesis protein, giving the protein MSNSMTKMKKKLEHWEIVSLLLMVYDFTAILVSYFAALWIRFDCKFGGIQKDYLQTYFHTAWIYAIFCVVVFWFLRLYKSIWRFASYAELIRVIMGTVFTGVVHLIVVNACIHRMPISYYAFGIIIQFCLTLGIRFAYRFILLIRGKRNTDAAYEKRVMLIGAGSAGQMIFRDIKHAKETSERVYCFIDDNPNKWGRYIDDVPVFGGRENIMEAVAKFGIEKIYVAIPSAKPEDKREILRICNETGCELMNLPGMYQLYTGEVSVSKMKPVQIEDLLGRDPIKTDMDEVFRYITGKVVLVTGVGSIGSELARQIAAHNPKHLILFDIYENNAYDIQQELRKKYPDLKLDTIIGSVRDSRKIFKVFDEYRPEIVYHAAAHKHVPLMEDSPCEAIKNNAMGTYKTAYAAMAHGCKRFVLISTDKAVNPTNIMGASKRLCEMIIQAFDYKIKEGKANEIPQLFTHGMDDVIVDPKVAEGLKNAQTEFVAVRFGNVLGSNGSVIPLFKKQIEAGGPVTVTHPDIIRYFMTIPEAVSLVLLAGTYAKGGEIFVLDMGEPVKIDTLARNLIRLSGYKPDVDIKIVYSGLRPGEKLYEEKLMAEEGLKKTKNDLIHIGCPIPFDVEEFLEELDGLLEAAYKNKDDVKERVQKVVATYHPA; this is encoded by the coding sequence ATGAGTAACAGTATGACAAAGATGAAGAAAAAACTGGAACACTGGGAAATCGTATCCCTGTTATTGATGGTATATGACTTTACAGCGATTCTGGTGTCATATTTTGCAGCACTGTGGATTCGGTTTGACTGTAAATTTGGCGGAATCCAGAAAGACTATCTGCAGACATATTTTCACACAGCATGGATTTATGCAATATTCTGCGTAGTGGTATTCTGGTTTCTGCGTCTTTATAAGAGTATCTGGCGTTTCGCAAGTTATGCAGAACTGATCCGTGTGATTATGGGAACGGTATTTACAGGAGTCGTTCATTTAATTGTAGTGAATGCATGTATACACAGAATGCCGATTTCCTATTATGCGTTCGGTATTATCATTCAGTTCTGTCTGACACTGGGAATCCGGTTTGCATACCGCTTTATCCTGCTGATTAGGGGAAAGAGAAATACAGACGCAGCATATGAGAAGAGAGTCATGCTGATCGGCGCAGGAAGTGCAGGTCAGATGATCTTTCGCGATATTAAACATGCCAAAGAGACAAGTGAGAGAGTTTACTGCTTCATTGATGATAATCCAAATAAATGGGGCAGATACATAGATGATGTTCCGGTATTCGGCGGTAGAGAGAATATCATGGAAGCGGTAGCGAAGTTTGGAATTGAGAAAATTTATGTCGCCATTCCAAGCGCAAAACCGGAGGATAAAAGAGAAATCCTCAGAATCTGCAATGAGACAGGTTGCGAACTGATGAACCTTCCGGGAATGTATCAGCTTTATACCGGTGAAGTATCCGTAAGCAAGATGAAACCTGTTCAGATTGAAGACTTGCTTGGAAGAGATCCGATTAAGACGGATATGGATGAAGTATTCCGGTATATCACAGGAAAAGTGGTTCTGGTTACAGGTGTTGGTTCTATCGGATCTGAGCTTGCAAGACAGATCGCGGCACACAATCCGAAACATCTGATTTTGTTCGATATTTATGAAAACAACGCGTATGACATTCAGCAGGAATTACGGAAGAAATATCCGGATCTGAAACTGGATACGATTATTGGATCCGTTCGTGACAGCAGAAAGATATTCAAAGTATTCGATGAATACAGACCGGAGATCGTATATCACGCAGCGGCGCATAAGCATGTACCTCTTATGGAAGACAGTCCATGTGAAGCAATTAAAAATAATGCGATGGGAACTTATAAGACTGCATATGCAGCGATGGCACATGGATGTAAGAGATTTGTGCTGATCAGCACAGATAAAGCGGTAAACCCAACCAACATTATGGGAGCATCCAAGCGTTTGTGTGAAATGATCATTCAGGCTTTTGACTATAAGATTAAAGAAGGAAAAGCGAATGAGATTCCGCAGCTCTTCACTCATGGTATGGATGACGTGATCGTGGATCCGAAAGTGGCAGAAGGATTAAAGAACGCCCAGACGGAATTCGTGGCAGTCCGGTTTGGAAATGTGTTAGGAAGTAACGGATCGGTTATTCCGCTCTTTAAGAAACAGATTGAGGCAGGTGGACCGGTTACGGTTACACATCCAGATATTATCAGGTATTTTATGACGATTCCGGAGGCGGTGAGTCTGGTGCTGCTGGCAGGAACCTATGCGAAGGGCGGAGAGATATTCGTGCTGGATATGGGCGAGCCGGTGAAGATTGATACGTTGGCTAGGAATCTGATCAGGTTGTCGGGGTATAAGCCGGATGTGGATATTAAGATTGTTTATAGCGGATTGAGACCTGGAGAGAAGCTGTATGAGGAGAAACTGATGGCGGAGGAAGGGTTGAAGAAGACGAAGAATGATCTGATACATATTGGGTGCCCGATTCCGTTTGATGTGGAGGAGTTTTTGGAAGAACTGGATGGGTTGCTGGAGGCGGCTTATAAGAATAAGGATGATGTGAAGGAGAGAGTACAGAAGGTTGTGGCTACGTATCATCCGGCGTAA
- the rsxC gene encoding electron transport complex subunit RsxC gives MENYTKYKLKSSDELASVLDGKDNLFVIACNKCFKEFETVDEPDCDEFLKFAADQGKNVTGSAKFDFLCNKMHTERKLQDLIPEGTENVVVISCGLGIQTVADLAGKPVVAASNTLNYRGHHGMALTKKSCDACAQCYLNITGGVCPIVDCSKSLVNGQCGGAKNGKCEVDPNKDCAWEKIYQRLAKQGRLEEFLNQPVQVRDFSKVNFKVINDYVKSIREDRLDGYYGGVHPSERKEFSEHIALKKFPDPKTVVISMSQHLGAPANPIVQVGDTVKVGQKIGEAAGFISAPVHSSVSGTVVAVEPRMHGTRGSEVMAVVIESDGKNTLHESVQPHGELDNLTPDEIIDIIREAGIVGMGGAGFPTCVKLKPAKPVDTILLNGCECEPLLTADHRVLLEYADDIIFGLKAVLKTTGAEKGIIVIEDNKPDAIELMQKKVADIGNMEVFVAKTKYPQGAEKTLIKRVMGRIVPSGGLPADVGVVVDNISTVKAISDAIQTGMPLIERVATVTGEKIKNPGNFVIKIGTSVRELIDYCGGFTDDDVLVKMGGPMMGFPLNTLDVPMMKGSNGIIAVEPDETKEQPCIKCGRCVDVCPMELSPLYFVKYAKDENWQGMKDMNVMDCVECRCCQYICSSKIPIINSIKAGKNAVRGMK, from the coding sequence TTGGAAAACTATACTAAGTACAAACTGAAAAGCAGTGATGAACTTGCATCAGTGCTTGACGGTAAGGACAACCTGTTTGTGATTGCCTGCAACAAATGTTTCAAAGAATTTGAAACTGTTGACGAACCGGATTGTGACGAATTCCTGAAATTCGCTGCAGATCAGGGAAAGAATGTTACAGGCAGTGCAAAATTTGATTTCTTATGCAACAAGATGCACACAGAAAGAAAATTACAGGATCTGATTCCGGAAGGTACAGAGAATGTAGTAGTAATTTCCTGTGGCCTTGGTATTCAGACCGTTGCGGATCTGGCAGGTAAGCCGGTAGTTGCTGCAAGCAACACCCTTAACTACAGAGGTCATCATGGCATGGCACTTACCAAGAAGAGCTGTGACGCATGTGCGCAGTGTTATCTGAACATTACCGGAGGTGTCTGTCCGATCGTTGACTGTTCAAAGAGTCTTGTCAATGGGCAGTGCGGTGGAGCAAAGAATGGAAAATGCGAAGTAGATCCGAATAAAGACTGTGCATGGGAGAAGATTTACCAGAGACTTGCAAAACAGGGACGTCTGGAAGAATTCTTAAACCAGCCTGTACAGGTTCGTGATTTCTCCAAAGTTAATTTCAAAGTGATCAACGACTATGTGAAGTCCATTAGAGAAGACAGACTGGACGGATATTACGGCGGTGTTCATCCGTCAGAACGCAAGGAATTCAGTGAGCATATCGCTCTGAAGAAATTCCCGGATCCGAAGACAGTTGTAATCTCCATGTCACAGCATCTGGGCGCACCGGCCAATCCGATCGTTCAGGTTGGTGACACTGTAAAAGTTGGTCAGAAGATCGGTGAAGCTGCCGGATTTATCAGTGCTCCGGTACATTCCAGCGTAAGCGGAACCGTAGTTGCTGTTGAACCGCGTATGCATGGCACACGCGGAAGCGAAGTGATGGCTGTTGTCATTGAATCGGATGGAAAAAATACTCTGCACGAATCCGTACAGCCACATGGTGAGCTTGACAATCTTACTCCGGATGAGATTATTGATATCATCCGTGAAGCCGGAATCGTTGGTATGGGCGGTGCAGGTTTCCCGACCTGTGTCAAACTTAAACCTGCCAAACCGGTAGATACCATCCTTCTCAATGGATGTGAATGTGAGCCTCTGTTAACAGCAGACCACAGAGTACTCCTTGAGTATGCAGATGACATTATTTTTGGTCTGAAAGCAGTCCTCAAGACAACAGGTGCCGAAAAAGGTATCATCGTTATCGAGGATAATAAGCCGGATGCCATTGAATTAATGCAGAAAAAAGTTGCTGACATCGGAAACATGGAAGTATTTGTTGCAAAAACCAAATACCCGCAGGGTGCTGAGAAAACTCTCATCAAGCGCGTTATGGGAAGAATTGTTCCAAGCGGCGGTCTTCCGGCAGATGTCGGCGTTGTTGTAGATAATATCAGTACAGTAAAAGCAATCTCCGATGCGATCCAGACAGGAATGCCTCTGATTGAGCGTGTTGCTACAGTAACAGGCGAGAAGATCAAGAATCCTGGAAACTTCGTTATCAAGATCGGTACAAGCGTAAGAGAGCTGATCGATTACTGCGGCGGATTTACAGATGACGATGTTCTGGTTAAGATGGGCGGACCAATGATGGGATTCCCTCTGAACACACTGGATGTACCGATGATGAAAGGCTCCAATGGTATCATTGCCGTTGAACCGGATGAGACAAAAGAACAGCCGTGTATCAAGTGCGGACGCTGTGTAGATGTCTGTCCGATGGAACTTTCACCTCTGTATTTCGTGAAATATGCGAAAGACGAGAACTGGCAGGGCATGAAAGACATGAACGTTATGGATTGTGTTGAGTGCAGATGCTGTCAGTATATCTGTTCTTCCAAGATTCCGATCATTAACAGTATCAAAGCCGGAAAAAATGCAGTAAGGGGGATGAAATAA
- a CDS encoding site-specific integrase — protein sequence MARRGENIRKRSDGRWEGRYLIHINGSKKYRSVYAPSYNEVKQKLFNSKKESEITLLSQKEQTAPLNASADMSLDEIGQLWLIYIKDNRKYSTYRKYANIYDMHIQDIFGSLTADEISLEIIEKALPKEMSASLYKSIYCVLNQILSYGNRYCGTPKIHLKTEKLRTVPKPVQTINATDQQKLCRYLLSDLDSCKLGILICLYMGLRLGEICALKWEDIDFQRKTIHINRTVQRIQVGQGDQKTILYEGPPKTLCSVREIPIPEFLFPLLLSCKDEGGYVLNKFSPMEPRTYQYKFYSYLNKAYIKKSHFHALRHTFATNCISNGADVKSVSEMLGHSNVNITLNKYVHPSMDTKRNILDSLSSISSINGQISGRIIS from the coding sequence TTGGCAAGACGAGGAGAAAACATACGAAAAAGAAGTGACGGCAGATGGGAAGGCCGATATCTGATCCATATAAATGGAAGCAAAAAATATCGTTCCGTATATGCCCCTTCTTATAATGAAGTAAAACAGAAACTCTTTAACAGCAAGAAAGAATCTGAGATTACTCTGCTCTCCCAAAAAGAGCAGACAGCTCCCCTAAACGCCAGTGCTGATATGAGTCTTGATGAAATCGGTCAGTTGTGGCTTATTTATATTAAGGATAATCGCAAGTACTCCACCTACAGAAAATATGCCAACATCTATGATATGCATATCCAGGATATTTTTGGCAGTCTGACAGCAGACGAAATCAGCCTGGAAATCATAGAGAAAGCCCTGCCAAAGGAGATGTCCGCCAGTCTATATAAAAGTATCTACTGTGTACTGAATCAGATTTTATCTTATGGAAACCGATACTGCGGCACTCCGAAAATTCATTTAAAAACAGAAAAGCTGCGGACAGTTCCCAAACCTGTGCAGACAATAAACGCTACGGACCAGCAGAAGCTATGCCGCTATCTGCTCTCAGATCTTGATTCATGCAAGCTTGGCATTCTGATATGCCTGTATATGGGACTGAGACTCGGGGAAATCTGTGCCTTAAAATGGGAAGATATCGATTTCCAGAGAAAAACGATTCATATTAACAGGACTGTCCAAAGAATTCAGGTCGGGCAGGGGGATCAGAAAACGATTCTGTATGAAGGACCGCCCAAAACGCTCTGCTCTGTCCGTGAGATCCCGATTCCGGAATTTCTCTTTCCACTTCTTCTCTCTTGTAAGGATGAGGGGGGTTATGTGTTGAATAAATTTTCCCCGATGGAACCACGTACTTACCAGTATAAGTTTTATTCTTATCTGAATAAAGCATATATAAAGAAGTCTCACTTTCACGCACTGCGCCATACATTTGCGACAAACTGTATCAGCAATGGGGCTGATGTCAAGAGTGTCAGCGAAATGCTTGGCCATTCTAATGTAAATATCACTTTGAATAAATATGTCCATCCATCTATGGATACCAAGCGGAACATTCTGGATTCGCTTTCTTCTATCTCATCTATAAATGGTCAGATCAGTGGTCGGATCATTTCTTAA
- a CDS encoding RloB domain-containing protein, giving the protein MPRKVKSAKPLIYVFCEGESEQAYTDYLKKTFSDVAVLKRPPDTGLFEEAEAKFSKSPKYKNSIDVTDEIWFFYDVEEKDISKWNDRFTIIKKLRKLRKKQGIRVRLLMTSGCIEYWFMLHYKYYTPKLITVPEKEKVINEVKKLIPTYVKGNSAATEKIAVNYQKAVENSKKTVKALLPDGLPGIDDTDVRNQWLNTKSVTFSNVYEAIEFLQNQN; this is encoded by the coding sequence ATGCCTCGTAAAGTAAAATCTGCCAAACCACTAATCTATGTATTTTGCGAAGGTGAAAGTGAACAGGCATACACTGATTATTTAAAAAAGACTTTCTCGGACGTTGCTGTTTTAAAAAGGCCACCAGATACAGGACTGTTTGAGGAAGCAGAAGCAAAGTTTTCAAAATCACCCAAATATAAAAACAGCATAGATGTAACAGATGAAATATGGTTTTTTTATGATGTAGAAGAAAAGGATATTTCAAAATGGAATGATAGGTTTACGATTATAAAGAAACTTCGTAAATTGAGAAAAAAACAAGGAATACGGGTAAGATTACTAATGACTAGTGGATGTATTGAGTATTGGTTTATGTTGCATTACAAATACTATACTCCGAAACTCATTACCGTTCCTGAAAAGGAAAAGGTTATTAATGAAGTTAAAAAATTAATCCCAACTTACGTAAAAGGAAATTCTGCGGCAACAGAGAAGATTGCAGTCAATTATCAAAAAGCAGTAGAAAATTCAAAGAAAACTGTAAAAGCATTATTGCCAGATGGACTGCCGGGAATAGATGATACAGATGTCAGAAACCAATGGTTAAATACAAAGAGCGTCACATTTTCTAATGTATATGAAGCAATTGAATTTTTACAAAACCAGAATTGA
- a CDS encoding Helicase associated domain protein, whose translation MSIHLFKHNQEAYNSVTAMLEREKMAAVIHPTGTGKSLIAFKLAEEHPSEKFLWLSPSEYIYQTQLENLGMEFDNIQFMSYSRLMKNEDSIETLHPDYIILDEFHRCGAAEWGKSVRKLLNACPNAKRLGLSATNIRYLDNQRNMAEEIFDGKIASEMTLGEAIVRGILPEPKYVIAMYSYKKELDQLKKRIQALSNQGLITENQKLLEQLRRALEQAEGLDIVFEKHMEKKNGKYIVFCSGKEHMDEMKGQVSTWFRRVDREPRIYTAFYNDTATDREFREFKKDNSAHLKLLFCIDMLNEGVHVDDVDGVILLRPTVSPIIYLQQIGRALSAGSGKTPVIFDLVNNFDSLSCIDCLKKEMEEAFVLFPTTYGKGFRFSERFHITDETKDCRMLFQKLQTNLSSAWETYYIAARQYYREKGNLKVPKSYLTQTGLTLGSWIQTQRRVRAGSVNGNLSEEKVRKLDEIGMVWDSKDQSWNEALRELQAYFEEHGNLDVKARYVTENGFRLGRWVCNLRTKVKNKGLDQALTKEQQGELEKLGMIWDRNGEKWEEYFREAQRYYLEHGELEVPVKYVTENGVPLGRWLAEIGSQFGEKNACRSSLEERQLERLREIGFKTEKKTVRQWNEKYSLAKDYYEEYGNLNVPVSYSVNGVKLGRWISNIRAKRKHPEGSGMVLDEHRIRQLDSIGMDWK comes from the coding sequence ATGAGCATACATCTTTTCAAACACAATCAGGAAGCATATAACTCAGTTACCGCCATGCTTGAGCGGGAGAAAATGGCAGCAGTCATCCACCCTACAGGCACAGGGAAATCCCTGATCGCATTTAAGCTGGCAGAGGAACATCCATCAGAGAAATTCCTATGGCTTTCACCAAGTGAATATATCTATCAGACACAGCTGGAGAACCTCGGAATGGAATTCGATAACATCCAATTCATGTCCTACAGCCGTCTGATGAAGAACGAAGACAGCATTGAAACCCTGCATCCGGATTACATCATCCTGGATGAATTTCATCGCTGTGGTGCCGCAGAATGGGGCAAAAGCGTCAGGAAGCTTCTGAACGCCTGTCCAAATGCGAAGAGACTCGGGCTGTCTGCGACCAATATCCGCTATCTGGACAACCAGAGAAATATGGCAGAGGAGATTTTTGATGGAAAGATCGCATCCGAGATGACACTCGGAGAAGCTATCGTCCGGGGAATACTCCCGGAACCGAAATATGTGATAGCCATGTATTCATATAAGAAAGAACTGGATCAGTTAAAGAAAAGAATCCAGGCGTTATCGAATCAGGGCCTCATCACAGAGAACCAGAAACTGCTTGAGCAGCTGCGCCGCGCACTGGAACAGGCAGAGGGGCTGGACATTGTGTTTGAGAAGCACATGGAAAAGAAAAATGGAAAATATATCGTCTTTTGTTCCGGTAAAGAACATATGGACGAAATGAAAGGGCAGGTCAGTACGTGGTTTCGCCGGGTAGACCGTGAGCCGCGGATCTATACAGCGTTTTATAACGATACTGCTACAGACAGAGAATTCAGGGAATTTAAGAAGGATAACAGTGCACATCTGAAGCTTCTTTTCTGCATTGATATGCTCAATGAAGGGGTTCATGTGGATGATGTGGACGGTGTGATTCTTCTGCGTCCGACGGTGTCGCCGATCATTTATCTTCAGCAGATCGGGCGTGCATTGTCAGCGGGCAGCGGGAAGACACCGGTTATTTTTGACCTGGTTAATAATTTTGACAGCCTTTCTTGTATTGACTGTCTGAAGAAAGAAATGGAAGAAGCATTTGTGCTGTTTCCGACGACGTATGGGAAGGGGTTCCGCTTTAGTGAGCGTTTCCACATTACGGATGAGACGAAGGACTGCAGGATGCTTTTCCAGAAACTGCAGACGAATTTAAGTTCCGCCTGGGAAACCTATTATATTGCCGCAAGGCAGTATTACCGGGAGAAAGGGAATCTGAAAGTTCCGAAGAGTTATCTGACGCAGACAGGGCTTACGCTTGGAAGCTGGATTCAGACGCAGCGCAGGGTCCGTGCGGGTTCGGTGAACGGGAATCTGAGTGAGGAGAAGGTCAGGAAGCTGGATGAGATCGGGATGGTCTGGGACAGTAAGGACCAGAGCTGGAATGAGGCGTTGAGAGAATTGCAGGCTTATTTTGAGGAGCATGGGAATCTGGATGTTAAGGCTAGATATGTGACGGAGAATGGGTTCAGGCTTGGGAGATGGGTCTGTAATTTGAGGACGAAGGTGAAGAATAAGGGACTGGATCAGGCGCTGACGAAGGAACAGCAGGGAGAGTTAGAGAAGTTAGGGATGATTTGGGACCGGAATGGGGAGAAATGGGAAGAGTACTTCCGGGAGGCACAAAGGTATTATCTGGAGCATGGGGAGTTGGAGGTTCCGGTGAAGTATGTGACGGAGAATGGGGTGCCGCTGGGAAGATGGCTCGCGGAGATTGGGAGCCAGTTTGGTGAGAAAAATGCATGTCGGAGTTCATTGGAAGAGAGACAGTTGGAACGGCTTAGGGAGATTGGTTTTAAGACGGAGAAGAAGACTGTCAGACAGTGGAATGAGAAGTATTCGCTGGCGAAAGATTACTATGAGGAATATGGGAATCTGAATGTGCCGGTTTCGTATAGTGTGAATGGAGTGAAGCTGGGGAGGTGGATCTCGAATATACGGGCGAAGAGGAAACATCCTGAGGGGAGCGGGATGGTGTTGGATGAACATAGGATTAGGCAGTTGGACAGCATTGGGATGGACTGGAAATAA